AATGTCTCGACGCAACAGCCTGGCGTAAGCCGGACTATTGCCCCCGGTGGAAATCGCCACCTGTAAGTCGCCACGCCGCACTACCGCGGGCACAATAAAATCGCTATCTGTAAATCGATCCGCACCGCAAAACAAAATTCCGCGGCATTTCGCTGCCGCCTGCACCGCCCGATTGATATCTGCCTGATCAGTCGCGGCAATGACAAGCGCGCTACCATCCAAATCGCCTGACTCAAATGCCCGCTGATAGAGATGGATCGCGCCTTCATCGGCCAATTTCAAAATGCCCTCGGTCGCGGTTATACCCACAACTCGAACCCGTGCCTGCGCCTCACACAGCCCGCGCACTCTGCGTTCGGCAACGCGACCCGCCCCAACCACAACACACAATTTATCTTCCAATTTCAAAAACACGGGATAACGCATGGTTTAAGGCCCTAAATTGTGGGGACCAGAAAACAGAACGCCCATCACTGGAAATGCCAGAATTACGAAGACAAAACCCATGATAGACAGAAAAGCCGCCCGCTTTCCCTGCCAGCCACCCCACCACCGTGCGGCGAGATTGCCCGCATAAATAACCCAGGCAATCAGAACGGGGAAAAACACTGGCTCGCGCCAAATAGAAAACTGCGAAAGATGTTGAAATGCCCACACCGAACTGGCAATAGTTCCGCCCGTCAAA
The nucleotide sequence above comes from Gemmatimonadota bacterium. Encoded proteins:
- a CDS encoding bifunctional precorrin-2 dehydrogenase/sirohydrochlorin ferrochelatase, giving the protein MRYPVFLKLEDKLCVVVGAGRVAERRVRGLCEAQARVRVVGITATEGILKLADEGAIHLYQRAFESGDLDGSALVIAATDQADINRAVQAAAKCRGILFCGADRFTDSDFIVPAVVRRGDLQVAISTGGNSPAYARLLRRDIEAFLDDGQLLDVMADLRRRVYARFPNAPERRQAFWQQLVTDDTLALARKGKWDEIEERIEVCLS